Within the Phaseolus vulgaris cultivar G19833 chromosome 9, P. vulgaris v2.0, whole genome shotgun sequence genome, the region GATTGCTTTTGCTAACTTCAAGGACATTATCCTTGTGAATACCATAGGAAATACAACTGCAAATAGACATGCTTTTGCCTTTgatcttttcatcttcttttcctTCCGTGATTTTATTTGTGCCATAGTAGGGTTTTTTGGAAGGGACTGAATTTCATAGTCTACAGCTTCCCATAAATCTAATGCTTCTAGGTAGGTCTCCATACGAACAACCCACATTTGATAATTGTCTCCATCAAAGACAGGTGGTGCCATTGCTGAAAAATTGGAACCTCCTTCCATTGATGCACTTTACTAACCTCACAGATCCCTCAAGAagatagctctgataccaattgttggttTTTCTAGAATAAATCAAATGAagctattttattttctttactaACAATAATTACATTTATAGTACTTGCAGTAATTGACTCTTAAATGATTTTATGAGCAGTTACCTGTAAATATTAAATGAGCAATTAAAACAGAAGAATAAAATATCACGTGCACTTATGTGCATTTATATGCagttaaaaaatacaatatacATCCAACAAGACTCTAAAACATCTTCCCACAAACCATTAACACTTAGAAAGTTGGATGAACACAgaatatattgttattattttgtgTCAATTAAATACGTTTTTCCTTTGAAATTAGATGGTATGGATTAATTTATCAAAGATAAGTGTATCTAATTGAGCATTATACGAATATTATACGAATATTTTGAAAGTATATGTGAATAATTAGTATCACTTCTTATTGTTCAAAGATACATATAAGATACTATGTAAGTTTTGCTTGAAGCACATGAGGAAAGCAAATCCTATAAAACTTCCTACCAAATCTGGGCACACTCGAAAATCCACTAGAAAGTGCTCAAGATGTGAATGGTACAAACACTAGTATTGTGAATattattaagttttattttgcagttagttatttataattatatgtttgtTGTGTTAATTCTTGTTTGAGTTGTCTATGATATATGTTACTAAGAGAACAAATATTTAGAGATGAATTGTAGTtcgaatttaaaaataatactcTTACAAGTTCGTGTTCCATTACTAAAACTTCCTTTGTAAATAGACCCAAAACCTCCTGACCCGAAGTGATAACAGTAATTATCAGTTGCAATCCTTAGTTGTTAATCAGTGAACCttattacactacaagaaaattataaaatggaaattaattttagatacaaaaaaaataattagttactatgtGACTAAATTggaaattattttagagactttttttaatttctaaattagtttctattattgttagatgatttctaaattggtatctaattagcaaccaaggcttttgctaccaaatttagaatatttgatgattttgttgtagtgtTGGCTTCTCCCTTCCCATATCATTCGGAAATTTATCCATAGTGAGTGTCTTATAAGtgtcaaatttaaataatatttcatattgaaATATAGAcatttatgagtattaattgttaaaataagtataaaataacctctaatttatgaatttacacttttttagatattttatgattttaatttaaataaaaatgatttattcccaaatttgtgtaaATTTCAAGTTTATAGGAAAAAATGGAGATAATTGGGCAAAAGGAAAATATACAaaactaaaaagagaaagttatAATGCATCAACACTCACCAAATTTGCCCAAAACGTGCAAAAGAACCATGTCACCACTAGGGGagctcgctcaagcgagatagCACCAGTGAAGTTGGGTTGGATGACGTTTTGTTCACTCAAGTCACTTAAGCCCaaaaaaattaggttaaatagggggcttgaggcacaaccctagtgtgcaagATCAAGAGAAAACACCATTAAGtgacttgtaacccaattgggagaataggaAGTGTGAGAAACATTAGAGAAGGCAGTCGTCAAGGAGAAATATCATGGATCTTCTTTTCATGCTCTCCTTGCGTGTAACAATCATTATGTATGATTAATTCTATCCTTTGAAattgggagtaatttgttcaaactcttatgtataaAGGtgatatataaacataatattttattcttgattgatgattggtattatcattttgttaataatgtttatctcaaaatttagatttgactggaaagtacttttaAGTTTCTaacccaaatgataatgcttaacatatttgaagtgttaattgctatcaacataTAGTCTTAatgataagttgtttttataaatatgcgtaaatcaatatttaggaaacatcttaataattttatatgcgagaaatcgttataaatattttttatacaagcatcaatatcaatcaaatgaCACAATATTATCATGTTTATCAAAATACAAGAGAGTGGGAGAGATGAaactcaatccctatttttccaactaaAGCAACAAATtatttgacttgttttcttattaatcattgttATCTCAACAACTTTCAATACagttttattattctattttatatttagtgaatattttacttgattataCAACTGTttcttgtgggttcgatatctgTTCTTAGACACACATTGTTACTTCTGACTACGCGGTGCACTTTCCGTAAAAGTCATCATGATTGCATGGGGTTCTTCTTCCTCTGTGTTTGAAGTATCCAATACCGCAATACCACCATTAACACCATCACCCTTAACCTTATTTCTTCTTTGGCATCTACGCCATATGAAACAGATTATAGCAACCTTCACAATAACGGCACCTGCATTAAGATCATTAGAGCATTATTCAGTCATAGCAAAAAGGTCTTGCAAATAAATCAATAGAAaacagaaaatgaaaacaacaaatatGACAGTTTAAATCCTACCTATGACAATGGGAGGAATTACAGTTCCCGAATTGTTGCTGTTAGAGCTGGTGTAGGACAttggaaaaaatataataataattcaagTCACTGCAGTTGATTGTAAAGAACACTGTGCAAGGTTGCAGTTTACTTGTTATGCTACTCACTTATAAAGTGCCTCAAAACgcgttttttttatttaatttctgaATTATTTCACAGGAAATTTCCCGTTCAAAAGGTTAGAAAATTATGGAGTCGTGTGGGGCAGTGAAGTTTGGAACTATATATTAAACTCATTTTCCTAAGTCTTCTCTTTCGTCGTTTTATATCTAGAAATTAATTTTGGAGTTCATTAAATGATAATGTGACTGAAGAAGTTGTGGCTGTAGTGAAGTCTTCCTTCTATGTCATTTTTATCTGTTTTTCAGaatcaaatataatttataattttgagaCACCAACTTTTACTTGTTATTCGTAAGAGAGATTTTTTAATACATAAGAATAATTGTTTATTCAACGGAGGAGTGGTAGACTATTCTGAAGTCTTCTCTTTACCACAAATTAAGGTTTGGTCTTAGATTTCGTCAAATGTATCTTCAACGAGTTTCTTATTCTCTAATTGGTGTCTAAAACTCCTGATATGTATGTATTAAATTAATAGTTGCTGATAAGACGTGATTAGTATTTGAATTTTAAGTCGTTTTTTAGTTAGAGTGGTAACAGAATAGGCAATCAGAATTGTCTTGAAGTGTACTGTCTCTTTTGTTTTGTAAGAGAGTTGAACCACCCtaaaataaatcacatttattatatcttttatttatgataaaaaaacttTACTTGTCATTAAGCAACAATATTTCATCATTCTACTAACTTGAGAGTGttttatacactttttttttctttaacctTCGTATTAACTTTAATTATCATTAATCTTAACAACACTATCAAATATAATGCTCGCATTTCTCCCAAAAAGTTATTCATTAAAAGAATATCAGTAGATCATAAATGTTGTACCATTCTTCACTGCTGTACCATTCTCTTTACAAGTCCAAATATTACACAattgaatgataaaaaaaaaatattgtcatAAAAAGGAATGGTTAAAGGTTAAATTCTTAAGagaaagaaatttatttatttacaacttCAAGATATACCATGCAGTGAAGCATATAAATGATTATTTACTAAGTTTTTATactcattttatttaattatttaattttgaacAATTTAACCTTTAAAAAGTTTTAATCTTCCAATAAATTTCAGTTTATACTTTTATATTAGCCAGTGATATAAATCaggaaaaattgaatattttcataaaacttTAAGGGAAATGAAACCGaaatcatttattattattatcactatACTGGTACAATACTAGTTCAAGTTAATTCTTTATCTTGGCTTGTTGctataaaaatatctttataagACTTAGTTAAGtttctattttcttataaatttaactatttttaattaaatattattaacacgTTTATTAACAGCAGATAGGACAacatgtgtttttctttttgattTACACATGTTGTGACGTGCTATCCTTGTTCCTTCTTTCTACGTAGACTGGTTCTACATTTGCAATCGTTTGTTTCTTCCTTCAATCCTTTTcgtttaaatgtttttctaatgTGGTTTGGACAAGTAGGACAAAAATAGCATCATGAAATGCCAGATCTACCCTTGTACTTACTACAGCAATGAGTAGTTTGAatctatattttattgaaatggTATTATTGAAACACACTCAGTGTCATTCTTTCATCcacttttatttaatatatatatgtaggtttttttttatcatgatggagttatttttttggtttttaccaaaatggactccgtttaaaaaaatttacaaatttaggtaagtcgtgccaattcggcacgacttcatatgcagaaatcGTTCCAATTAGGCACGATTTTTGTCAtgtcatattgaagtcgtgccaacttggcacgacttctgccctgtcatacagAAGTTGTGCCAACTTGGTATGACTTCTGCCacatcatatttttattttttttaatttattgtttatatattgggtagtaagttatgtaattttaaaaattaatttgatacataattttctaagagtgttagttttaaggaacaaaaaattggataatcgtgtatggatcatgtttgacggtaatgtaatacaataacttgattatttgattaattaaaaaatgaaaaaaattgttattgaatttggaaataaatagataaatgaaaaattattgtatttgaaaaataaatagaaaattattgttgtaaatttgcaaaataaatagcttgagaagtaatgattttacagaacACGTAATAATgagaagaaattaattttaaacattacataacttaatacccaatatataaacaataaaattaaaaataaaataaaaaattatgacgtggcagaagtcgtgccagccaagttggcacgacttcagtatgacagaacaaaagtcgtgtcaagttggcacgacttcaatatgacaGAGTAGAAGtcatgccaagttggcacgacttcagtatgacaggacagaagtcgtaccaagttggcacgactttagtatgacatagcagaagtcgtgcctaattaggacgacttctgcatatgaagtcgtcccaattaagcacgacttgcctaaatttataattttttttaaacggactccattttagtaaaattaaaaaaaaaaataaccccatggTCAAAAAACCTATATATGTATTGTAACACAAAAgtcaaaatcataaaataggaaacctattattttattaagattaaGGTAATTTAtcgtactttttttttatttctacatGCTTAAAGACTTAAAAAGAATCTCGAGTTGTAGTTGATGACAGTACTACTATGACAGCATCAGTTACAGCACTTGGGAACGCCAATTGTCTCAAAAAACTCTGAAATATCAATAGACTCATCTTCTGCCATAAATTCAGTGGCATCTTGTGTCACACAATAGAACCACTGCCACATTTTTCAACCTGAAATTGAACTTGGCAAGAATTTGCTCTGCTTGAGGAGTCTTAGCATATTTTTTGGAGTATTTAAGAATGTTCCAATCATATACACACAATATACGATGAAAGAGAGCATAATCATCTCTAATCAAATATCATGCATCTGCCTTCTAAAAGGATAAAGTGACTATTAAAAGTAATGTCATACCTAAaataacaacataaaacataaaaaatcttCCAAATTAATAAACTATCTTCCGTTTATCAGAACCAAATGTatttaattctacaaactaGTAAATTCAGATTCGTGGAACAGCTGCAGCAACAGTATTACAACAGTTATAGATCTACAGTTTTAGAGTAGATCCATAGGAGTCTTAACACTTATTCATTTTACAGTCAGGGTTATACGAGTATTGTCCCTGTTGCAAAGCTTGGCCAAACCAAAATCAGCAACTTTATGGCAGAAGTTCCTGTTAAAGAGAATATTTCCTCGTTTGATGTCATAGTGGATTATGATACTCTTCATGCGGATAAGATATGTCGATAAGATATgctagaaatcaatttttagagaccaagataattagttgcaatagtaactaaattagagaccattttagaaactaaaaaaatttggtttctaaatttttatttttatttttttagcaatgacatgaatatataaatatgaatcacttcGGGGGTAgatcaacccttatacatacaaAGTCCAACATCTACCAGTAACCACCATACCAACGAACAAATACACTGCACATACTAACAACTCAAAAAACATCAAACAATCATACGTATACATTTCATAGGTTCCAAACACCAGCTGGAAATGGGGACCGGAATAGATTGGGATTTTGCAGAAATCCAAGATCAAACCTTTGCTTGCATTAGGGTACACACTTCAGACGCGTCGACCACATTCCTATTGAAAATAATAGAGTTTCTGTGAAGTCatatttggtttctaaattagtttctattattgttaaatagtttctaaattggtatctaattagcaaccaaggttttaactaccaattatttagtttctaaatttggtagcataAACTTTAGTTGcaaattagatatcaatttataaattatttaacaataataaaaattagtttagaaaccaattttttcttttagtttataagatgatctctaatttaattactattgtaactaattattttagtttttaaaaattattttatatttcatgattttcttgcatTGAGTTGTGCCAACTTCAATCTACTCTCGCATCCACTTCTATGTTGAgaacaaatattaattatttttttagtttgaatttattattttactcCATTCTTAAAACGTATTcaacttttttaaattagatCAGTCAAAATCTTGGCTCCGCTTATGCATTCTTAGGATTTTGTTGATAACGTTCTAAATGTGATATACATAAAGAGTCTCTTGAATACTACTAATTACTCTTAAAAGACATTCAGTAAGTATTCAATCTCCACTAAGCACTTATACAACACATTATTCAACAGTTTTAAGTCTAATGTCTTCCTAgtttaaataaatcaaatagAGAAAACGTTTTTCTATCACTACCATTTACATCACTCTATAATAATTTCTGGATGGCTAAGGCTAGTCATATTGTTAAAACTATCATTACAGCATGTCTTTTTGCAGCACTTCGGAATACCTTCTGTCCCAGAAACCTCTGGAATATCCACAGACTTGTCCTTAAGGCAATCAGACTCCAAGGAAACAATGCTGGCAGCTTCTCTAGCAACAGAACCAATGACACATTTTTCAGTCTTAGATTGTTCTTGGCAACAACCAGAATCAATGGCACATTTTTCAGTCTTAGATTGTTCTTGGCAACAACCAGAACCATTATTTGTTCTGCATGCAGAGTCCTCATACATTTTTACTTTGCTTAGACACCAACCATTGCATGGTTTCACTATATGCACTTCAATAGCGACTGAGTTTCCACTGTGGTTTCCCTTGAGTGAGCTCAACTTCAAAAGTCCAGAAGATTCATTCCTTCTTGTAGTTTCTATGTGGCCGTCTTTACAACAATCTTTACCACATTTTTCAGACCCTTGGTTCTTAATGTTGTTACTTTCATTGTCAAGTAGATTCGTGGTCAAATCTTCCAAGAAGGTGCCATATTTAGAACTTGCAGATTTTCTTGCAGATTTTGGTGTCTCTTGTAAAATTAACATGCTATTGAAAATCACAAGTAAACAGGTCCCAACATCAGTCAACACAGCAAGCCAAACAATAGGGTATCCAGCAATTGCCAATGCAAGTATAGCACTCTTGAAGCCAACTGAAATAATGACATTCTCAATGAGCTTTCTAGTAGTTTTCCTTGCAAGCCGAATGGCTTCAGGTATCTTTTGGATGTCATTCGACATAAGAATTGCATTGCCTGTCTCATTTGCAAGAGCTGAACCAGATATTCCCATTGAGATACCAATGTCAGCTGTGGCTAATGCAGGAGCATCATTTATGCCATCTCCAATCATGGCTATTagcccatctttcttcaaattctcaatGATCACTGCCTTTTCCGCAGGTAGAAGCTCTGCGTGTACAAGGTCTAGACCATGGTTCAACTGCAGAGAATAAGctaatttttgtaaattttaatatGGATCATAAGAAGCAGCATTAATGGCCAAAACTGAAGCCCCTTTTTCGTTTTTTCATAACATTGTTGGTTAAATAGAGTGCATATTATTATATTGCTATGAGCATACCTGACTTTGAACATACATAGCAGCTTGACTGCTATCTCCTGTTAGCATGACAGATCTCACGCCTAACAACTTTAGCTCTTCTATTGCCTCCAAAGCACCTGATCTGCAAGTATCAACTAAGCTGAAGACTCCAACCAGAGTCGGTCCACAGTGTTCTTTCGGGGTAGAAATTTCATGGCTTTGCAATTGCAAGTGGCAATCAACTAAAAAGACGATACAATACTTCAGTGCATAAAACTATCACAAGAGATAAATATGAATAATGAAGCACAAATAGAATTGAAATAATCCTAAATTGTTACCCAAAGAGTACTTCAAGTTACAGTGTGCTTTTGAGTTTTTGAGTCTCTATTGAAGTGATAAACCAATGAATAAAGGATGCGAACTAAAGGCTAATGGCTACTGTTTAAGTGCCAGATTTTGAAGAACTGTAAGAAAATGTTGGAAATATTTGGAAAATTATTGGAGTGGTTGTGTTGTATCTAGTAAGAGGTGGCAAAATAGCAAAGAAACAACATTAGTAAAATAGGCTTTcatctagtatgttcttagaattatttataaatatgtataGTCTATCTATGTATATAGGTTTTGATCTAGTctctcatatttttttgtatttttttcttaataataatttttcatgtGATAGCAGATGATTGTTGTCACTTGAAGTGTTAACCTAATTAAAatatcaagttgcatagtgatgcataacatgaaaattaataaaaagtcACACAACCACATTCAGATATTCAAGATTAGAAAGACTACAAGAACTACTTCTGAAACCAAACACATGGTTTTATAATCACCTCTTGCGGAGTCAGCTCTAGCACCAATTCTTCTATTGCCAATATAGATATCCTTCCCATCTATAGTACCGAAAACTCCTTCCCCAGcaaagttttcaaaattctCCACATTTTCAGGGATTGGCCTGACAGAATGAGACATTCCGTATTCCACTAGTGAAGCTGCCATAGGATGACTTGATTTACTCTCAATACTTGAAACCCTGAAAAGTTTTCATTAAACAAATCAATTTATTCATAAAACAATTATGAACCCTCCAAACAGAGTGTATTGACATTCTTTtgtttaattaataaaagttaCCAATAGAGTAAAGTTTCAATGCTAATGTCATCAACAAATGAAAAATCTGTCACTGTGAACTCTCCTCTTGTTATTGTGCCAGTTTTATCAAAAGCCACTGTCTTAATTCCAGAAAGTGTTTCAACATAATCTCCACCTTTCAGTAGTAACCCACTTGTTGCAGCTTTTGTGAGAGCACAAAAGATTGCAACGGGAGTGGAGAGGATGAGAGCACAGGGGCATGCACTTAACAAAACCACAATTGCAAGATGGAGCCAAGGTTTTATATCAGGAACTTCTATTGCAGCTGGAACCACAGCAATGCTAGCTGAAATCAAAACAACAGCTGCaagataataaaaatatcagTATTTGCTTTCAGAATGTCGGTCTAAAGCATATTCATCCATCAAAATCTTCaaacaaaggaaaaaggtttCTGAAGTATGTACTTAATACTTACCAGGAATATAGTACTTAGCAAAATTATCTATGAATCTTTGTGTTCGAGATTTTCTGCTAGAGGCCTCTTCAACAAGTTTTGACATTCTAGCCACCACTGTGTCTTTTGCCAGCACAGTAGTTTTTACACTTATATATCCTGGAATGATATACAACCGGAATTATTGAAAAAGCATTGTTTTGGTAAAAAAAAGTTGAGAGACAAAGAATAGCAAGATACTTAACCATTCACATTAATAGTTCCAGCCCATACTACTGAATCAAACTCTTTGATAACAGGTAATGATTCTCCTGTTAACATCTTTTCATCAACTTCACACTTTCCTTCCACCACGATTCCATCAAGAGGAATAGCGTCACCCGGCCTCACTGCAAGTATGGTGTCTATCTTAACATCATTGACGTCAACACGTTCCCCAGTTTCAGCAATAACAGCCTTTTGAGGAGCCATGCTAGTCAAAGAGGACATTGCAACCTTTGCCTAAAGTACAGGTTTAAAATGTCACACGTTAATATAAAATAGGTCTTATAGTGTCTGTTCAATACTTGCATAGTTATAGCACTAAGCAATAATCAGTTTTTATGAGTGTgaagaaataataattagttttaaatataataagatAATATACAAATAGAATAAGCTTTGAGTTaactatcattttttttatcagcaagaaaaaataaataaatatgaaccacttCAGGAGTGATCCAACTCTTATACACCTTGACAATTAGTTCGCAATATTCCAAGCAAAAACAATAGTCCTTTCCAAACAGCAGAAAAAATCACCTACCCAATTTAAGATAAATCACTTGtttttaattgaaaacataCCAATCAAAGGATGAAGAAGACATCAATATGAAAAGGATAATTATAATCATGTACCTTGTTTCTCTATCACTTTGTAGATATAAGCTTAAACTTATAAAGCACATCATAACATATTGAATAGCAATTTTTCTTGAAGTACTAGGTGTGTGTTATACAACTTAACAGTGATTAATGCGTTTgagagagaagaaaacagaaatTTGTCACTATCTCATAATAAGAGTATAGACAGACAAGAATCCAGATGTAGTCACCTTCGATTAAGAGCAAAGCAAGATGATAAACTTGGAATTTGGTTATGCCTCTAACAAATCCGTACAATGTTTTAAGAA harbors:
- the LOC137821441 gene encoding putative inactive cadmium/zinc-transporting ATPase HMA3, which translates into the protein MAENMKRSSFEVLGLCCATEATLVERILKPLHGVKHVSVIVPTRTVTVVHDVLFISESQIADALNAARLEASLRLQGETDNEKKWPDLTTMVCGLLLALSFLKYVYQPLEWLALGSVVIGFPKVLLRAIASIKALTLNINILVLLAVCGTAALRDFWEAGVIIFLFSIAQWLETRATHKAKVAMSSLTSMAPQKAVIAETGERVDVNDVKIDTILAVRPGDAIPLDGIVVEGKCEVDEKMLTGESLPVIKEFDSVVWAGTINVNGYISVKTTVLAKDTVVARMSKLVEEASSRKSRTQRFIDNFAKYYIPAVVLISASIAVVPAAIEVPDIKPWLHLAIVVLLSACPCALILSTPVAIFCALTKAATSGLLLKGGDYVETLSGIKTVAFDKTGTITRGEFTVTDFSFVDDISIETLLYWVSSIESKSSHPMAASLVEYGMSHSVRPIPENVENFENFAGEGVFGTIDGKDIYIGNRRIGARADSARVDCHLQLQSHEISTPKEHCGPTLVGVFSLVDTCRSGALEAIEELKLLGVRSVMLTGDSSQAAMYVQSQLNHGLDLVHAELLPAEKAVIIENLKKDGLIAMIGDGINDAPALATADIGISMGISGSALANETGNAILMSNDIQKIPEAIRLARKTTRKLIENVIISVGFKSAILALAIAGYPIVWLAVLTDVGTCLLVIFNSMLILQETPKSARKSASSKYGTFLEDLTTNLLDNESNNIKNQGSEKCGKDCCKDGHIETTRRNESSGLLKLSSLKGNHSGNSVAIEVHIVKPCNGWCLSKVKMYEDSACRTNNGSGCCQEQSKTEKCAIDSGCCQEQSKTEKCVIGSVAREAASIVSLESDCLKDKSVDIPEVSGTEGIPKCCKKTCCNDSFNNMTSLSHPEIIIE